In Candidatus Fusobacterium pullicola, the following are encoded in one genomic region:
- a CDS encoding ROK family protein, with protein MIIGAIEAGGTKFICGVGNEKGEIFEKVSFPTETPEITLA; from the coding sequence ATGATAATAGGTGCAATAGAAGCTGGAGGAACAAAATTTATCTGTGGTGTTGGAAATGAAAAGGGAGAAATTTTTGAAAAAGTTAGTTTTCCTACTGAAACACCAGAAATTACTTTAGCAA